A region from the Antennarius striatus isolate MH-2024 chromosome 22, ASM4005453v1, whole genome shotgun sequence genome encodes:
- the mkln1 gene encoding LOW QUALITY PROTEIN: muskelin (The sequence of the model RefSeq protein was modified relative to this genomic sequence to represent the inferred CDS: deleted 2 bases in 1 codon) — protein MAVAPESSVLTFSVFKWSSYSSTYLPENILVDKPTDQYSRWSSESNYPPQFLILKLERPAIVQSITFGKYEKTHVCNLKKFKVFGGMSEENMTELLSSGLKNDYNKETFTLKHKIDEQMFPCRFVKIVPLMSWGPSFNFSIWYIELHGIEDPDVVQPCLNWYSKYREQEAIRLCLKHFRQHNYTEAFESLQKKTRIALEHPMLTHLHDRLVLQGDFDACEELIDKAVRDGLFNQYISQQEYKPRWSQIIPKCNKGTSAQEINRDDVNSDADDNRPGMRGGHQMVIDVQTETVYLFGGWDGTQDLADFWAYSVQENQWACISRDTEKESGPSARSCHKMCIDSQRRQIYTLGRYLDSSVRNSKSLKSDFYRYDIDANTWTLLSEDTAADGGPKLVFDHQMCMDSEKHMIYTFGGRILTCNGSVEDSRTSEPQFSGLYAYHCQAGTWSLLREDSCNAGPEDVQSRIGHCMLFHTRNRYLYVFGGQRSKTYLNDFFSYDVDGDHVEIISDGTKKDSGMVPMTGFTQRATIDPELNEIHVLSGLSKDKEKREENVRNSFWIYDIARNNWSCVYKNDQAVKENSSKALQEEEPCPRFAHQLVYDEMHKVHYLFGGNPGKSCSPKMRLDDFWSLKLCRPSKEYLLRHCRYLIRKYRFEEKAQSEPLNALKYLQNDLSLTVDHTDPDETKEFQLLPSALFKSSSDFISLGFSDVDQTYAQRTQLFDTLVNFFPDSMTPPKGNLVDLITL, from the exons GAATATCTTGGTGGACAAACCTACCGATCAGTATTCCAGGTGGTCTTCAGAGAGCAACTACCCCCCACAG tttTTAATCTTGAAATTGGAAAGGCCGGCGATTGTTCAGAGCATCACCTTCGGGAAGTACGAGAAGACTCATGTCTGCAACCTGAAGAAGTTTAAAGTGTTTGGTGGGATGAGTGAAGAGAACATGACAGAGCTTTTGTCCAG tGGCCTTAAGAATGACTACAACAAGGAAACGTTCACCTTA AAGCACAAGATTGACGAGCAGATGTTTCCCTGCAGATTTGTAAAAATAG TGCCTCTGATGTCTTGGGGTCCTAGTTTTAACTTCAGCATCTGGTACATTGAGCTGCATGGTATTGAAGATCCTGACGTGGTGCAGCCCTGCCTTAACTGGTACAGCAAG tacagagaacaggaagccaTTCGCCTTTGCCTCAAGCACTTCCGACAACACAATTACACAGAGGCCTTCGAGTCGCTGCAGAAGAAAACCCGAATAGCGCTGGAGCACCCGATGCTCACACACCTGCACGACCGGCTGGTGCTGCAAGGAGACTTTGACGCCTGTGAAGAACTCATAGACAAAGCTGTGCGGG ATGGCTTGTTTAACCAGTATATCAGCCAGCAGGAGTACAAGCCCAGGTGGAGTCAGATCATCCCAAAATGCAACAAAGGTACAAGCGCCCAAGAAATCAACCGAGACGACGTGAACA GTGACGCTGACGACAACAGACCAGGGATGAGGGGAGGACATCAAATGGTCATCGACGTCCAGACTG AGACTGTGTACCTGTTCGGAGGCTGGGACGGCACACAGGACCTGGCTGACTTCTGGGCCTACAGCGTTCAGGAGAACCAGTGGGCCTGCATCTCCAGAGACACGGAGAAGGAG AGCGGTCCCAGCGCTCGTTCGTGTCACAAAATGTGCATCGACTCCCAGCGGCGTCAGATCTACACTCTGGGCCGCTATCTGGACTCCAGCGTCAGGAACAGCAAATCTCTGAAGAGCGACTTCTACCGCTACGACATCGACGCGAACACCTGGACGCTGCTGAGCGAGGACACCGCTGCCGACGGGGGGCCGAAGCTCGTGTTTGACCACCAG ATGTGCATGGACTCGGAGAAGCACATGATCTACACGTTTGGCGGCCGCATCCTGACGTGTAACGGCAGCGTGGAGGACAGTCGGACGTCGGAGCCTCAGTTCAGCGGCCTGTACGCGTACCACTGCCAGGCTGGAACGTGGAGCCTCCTGCGGGAAGACTCGTGTAACGCCGGGCCGGAGGACGTCCAGTCCCGAATCGGACACTGTATGCTGTTCCACACG AGAAACCGCTATCTGTACGTgtttggaggtcagaggtcaaagacGTACCTTAATGATTTCTTCAGCTACGACGTGGACGGGGACCACGTCGAGATCATATCAGACGGCACCAAGAAGGACTCAGGCATGG TGCCGATGACGGGCTTCACTCAGAGAGCCACCATTGATCCCGAGCTCAATGAGATCCACGTCCTGTCGGGTCTCAGCAAAGACAAGGAGAAACGCGAGGAGAACGTCCGCAACTCCTTCTGGATCTACGACATCGCCCGCAACAACTG GTCATGTGTGTATAAGAACGATCAGGCCGTGAAGGAAAACTCCAGCAAGGCtcttcaggaggaggagccatgTCCACGCTTCGCTCACCAGCTGGTCTACGACGAGATGcacaag GTGCACTACTTGTTTGGTGGAAACCCTGGGAAGTCTTGTTCTCCTAAAATGCGTCTGGACGACTTCTGGTCCCTCAAACTGTGTCGGCCCTCCAAGGAGTACCTGCTCCGACACTGCAGATACCTCATCAGGAAATACAG GTTTGAGGAGAAAGCCCAATCAGAGCCACTGAACGCACTCAAGTACCTGCAGAACGACCTTTCGCTGACGGTGGACCACACCGACCCGGACGAGACCAAAGAG TTCCAGCTGCTGCCCTCGGCGCTCTTCAAGTCCAGCTCAGACTTTATCTCTCTGG gtttcTCAGACGTGGACCAGACGTACGCTCAGCGGACGCAGCTCTTCGACACCCTCGTCAACTTCTTCCCAGACAGCATGACTCCGCCCAAAGGCAACCTGGTGGACCTCATCACGCTTTAG
- the podxl gene encoding podocalyxin: protein MRATMRILWLLLSLSLLLQSVSSSDDEDSATSVSKDAASTTLAPTVVAADDGVIVGITASPDQTGAPAADAGKTDEPTPAPTPAPTPAQTTAVATTVVAIVTTASRATSTPVSDQPQATIPTDAPITTDSGAAPTLGDVSPAAATSSLTVIVSQAPMGGTDGPSATPPQVTAVATSEAVLTDKTTEAVASVSQPGNTDSGGTTGVPKDSTDGHTAEDQSVLRTTVAMTTSPEVSIAGTEEATAASTSNEQTGASEPTGTTNTPSTPDKAGLPTAETLGTQAATTPQQTPPTPDLTPMTGSATITEDQPKTLVVTLHTRHEKEEEKDLVELCRRLMANLQDGNCSLTWRRRNGKIQFDHVEINGKVTTSLATQYYDDITTKPKDNKTLIAILASCGALLIMIVILAVCASHHRKPYGETQQHLTEELHTVENGYHDNPTLEVMEVQPEMQEKKMALNGEFNDSWIVPIDNLIKEDIPDEEDTHL, encoded by the exons ATGAGAGCGACTATGAGGATCCTGTGGCTGCTGCTTTCTCTGA GCCTCCTGCTTCAAAGCGTCTCTTCGTCTGACGATGAGGACAGCGCTACGTCCGTGTCGAAGGACGCCGCCTCCACCACGTTGGCGCCTACAGTCGTAGCGGCTGACGACGGCGTTATCGTCGGCATCACCGCATCGCCCGACCAGACCGGAGCACCGGCAGCTGATGCTGGGAAGACAGACGAACCCACGCCGGCACCGACGCCGGCACCGACGCCGGCACAGACAACCGCTGTAGCCACTACAGTTGTTGCCATAGTGACCACAGCATCCAGGGCCACATCCACACCGGTGTCAGACCAACCACAAGCAACGATCCCCACAGACGCACCAATCACGACGGACTCTGGAGCCGCCCCGACTCTGGGCGATGTCAGTCCTGCTGCCGCCACCTCCAGCCTGACCGTCATCGTCAGCCAAGCGCCGATGGGGGGCACCGATGGACCTTCAGCGACACCCCCTCAAGTCACCGCCGTAGCAACATCTGAAGCCGTTTTGACCGATAAGACCACCGAAGCCGTCGCGTCCGTCAGTCAACCAGGAAACACCGACAGCGGGGGGACCACCGGCGTCCCGAAAGACTCAACGGACGGCCACACAGCGGAGGATCAGTCCGTGCTTCGCACTACCGTCGCTATGACGACGAGCCCGGAGGTCAGCATCGCAG GTACGGAGGAGGCGACTGCCGCGTCCACCAGCAACGAGCAGACGGGGGCCTCGGAGCCGACTGGGACCACAAATACCCCGTCCACCCCGGACAAAGCAGGACTACCCACTGCAGAGACTCTGGGAACCCAAGCTGCAACCACACCCCAGCAAACCCCCCCAACTCCAGACCTCACCCCCATGACCGGCAGCGCGACCATCACAGAAGATCAGCCGAAGACGCTGGTG GTCACACTCCACACCAGACACGAG aaggaggaggagaaggatcTGGTGGAGCTGTGCAGACGCCTGATGGCGAATTTACAAGATGGAAACTGCAGCCTGACGTGGCGACGGAGAAACGGGAAGATCCAGTTTGACCACGTGGAGATAAACGGCAAAG TAACAACCAGCCTGGCAACCCAGTATTACGACGACATCACCACG AAACCAAAAGACAACAAAACCCTGATCGCCATCCTGGCCTCCTGCGGCGCTCTGCTCATCATGATCGTCATCCTCGCCGTTTGCGCCTCCCACCACCGCAAACCCTACGGCGAAACCCAG CAACACCTGACGGAGGAGCTGCACACGGTGGAGAacggttaccatgacaaccccACACTTGAAGTGATGGAGGTGCAGCCCGAGATGCAGGAGAAGAAGATGGCGCTGAACGGAGAGTTCAACGACAGCTGGATCGTCCCCATAGACAACCTGATAAAGGAGGACATACCTGACGAAGAGGACACCCACCTGTAG